In Phaseolus vulgaris cultivar G19833 chromosome 10, P. vulgaris v2.0, whole genome shotgun sequence, a single genomic region encodes these proteins:
- the LOC137819604 gene encoding histone acetyltransferase HAC1-like isoform X1 codes for MKLQAHIPGEMSGQVPNQPGSQLSGLTQLNGNALAHQMPTLGGVPRSTINMDPEFLRARTFIQEKIFDMLLQRQQQPVTDVQRKKLKDLAKRLEEGMLKAARSKEDYMNLDTLESRLSNFLRRASMSNQNQHYPQLVNSSPISTMIPTPGMSHAPNSSMMVASSVDTSMIYASGCNSIASTSFNSVNMLPAGGMLGSTLNRFDGLSNGYQQSSTSFSVASGGNISSMGVQRISSQMIPTPGFSVSSSHSHMNIDSNTNGGAFSGVESTMVPLSQLQQQKQHVGGQNSHVLQSLNSQMGIGMRSGLLQKPFSNSNGAINSGSGLIGNNIQLANEPGTSSDSYASTYANSPKHLHQHFDQNQKPAVQERITILLSGDGYGLNNVDNFPSGNCYTSATSSGPMMNNQNTSSVKLPSMPKTSTLLSGHSNLHGMQQAAHIKSQQINQLEKLNFQSSLTSRDGFLHSQQQYQQRSQHLQQPDQYAQQQFQSIQSQQPQHVVNSDSFSQSQLSPNVENRVKPEPGIEHRKEVLNSRVSEQFHISETQSLFQQNSSEDCSRGAQHPPFPCGHHDLSSSTPQNSQQMLHPHQLAAEPQNNFSGPTVGVQSKSVILNQWPQSQDCNHMPDSNSHDQHLHVDFHQRISGQDGAQCNNLSSDGSIIVRNVLSRGLAEELESGIATNKAHRNQQRWLLFLLHAKRCSAPEGRCKERFCSIAQKLCKHIDVCKVRHCPYPRCHHTRELLHHYVNCKDPGCPVCVFVRKCRRAFQLKPQIRPEPESSLPTAVTGSCKPYNIVGTSPRLISKPPLVVETSEDLHPSIKRIKIEHCAQAINPENNHSASSFTANSESLVSRDAQSQPQPYPNAEKSISIKPEFTEVKAEAPAHVIHEKLSEMQMDNNNADDKMPSAEPVKYEEPANLARHENIKTEKETGQDRQENFVQTSENAAGTKSGKPKIKGVSLTELFTPEQVREHISGLRQWVGQSKSKAEKNQAMEHSMSENSCQLCAVEKLTFEPPPIYCTTCGVRIKRNNMYYTTGTGDTRHYFCIPCYNDARTENIVVDGTPIAKSRLEKKKNDEETEEWWVQCDKCEAWQHQICALFNGRRNDGGQAEYTCPNCYIQEVERGERKPLPQSAVLGAKDLPRTILSDHIEQRLFRRLKQERLERARVQGKSYDEIPGADALVIRVVSSVDKKLEVKPRFLEIFQEENYPTEFPYKSKVVLLFQKIEGVEVCLFGMYVQEFGSESQFPNQRRVYLSYLDSVKYFRPEVKAVTGEALRTFVYHEILIGYLEYCKKRGFTSCYIWACPPLKGEDYILYCHPEIQKTPKSDKLREWYLSMLRKASKENIVVDLTNLYDHFFVSTGECRAKVTAARLPYFDGDYWPGAAEDLIYQLRQEEDGRKQNKKGTTKKTITKRALKASGQSDLSGNASKDLLLMHKLGETICPMKEDFIMVHLQHACTSCCILMVSGNRWVCNQCKNYQICDKCYEVELKREERERHPINQREKHTLYPVEITDVPSDTKDKDDILESEFFDTRQAFLSLCQGNHYQYDTLRRAKHSSMMVLYHLHNPTAPAFVTTCNICYLDIETGQGWRCEVCPEYDVCNACYEKDGRIDHPHKLTNHPSMVDRDAQNKEARQHRVLQLRKMLDLLVHASQCRSPHCQYPNCRKVKGLFRHGMHCKIRASGGCVLCKKMWYLLQLHARACKESECHVPRCRDLKEHLRRLQQQSDSRRRAAVMEMMRQRAAEVANNAG; via the exons ATGAAACTGCAGGCACATATTCCGGGGGAGATGTCTGGACAGGTACCTAATCAACCAGGGTCTCAGTTGTCTGGACTGACTCAGCTGAATGGGAATGCACTCGCTCATCAGATGCCAACTTTAGGGGGCGTACCCCGGTCAACAATTAATATGGATCCTGAATTTCTTAGAGCTCGCACTTTTATTCAAGAGAAGAT ATTTGATATGTTGTTGCAACGACAACAGCAGCCCGTTACAGATGTACAGAGAAAGAAGCTTAAGGATCTTGCGAAGCGCTTGGAGGAGGGCATGTTAAAAGCTGCTCGGTCTAAG GAGGATTACATGAACTTGGATACCTTGGAGAGTCGTTTATCAAATTTCCTCCGACGAGCATCTATGAGTAATCAAAACCAACACTATCCACAGCTTGTTAACTCTTCTCCAATCAGTACAATGATACCAACCCCTGGTATGTCACATGCTCCAAATTCAAGCATGATGGTAGCATCCTCCGTGGATACGTCAATGATTTATGCCAGCGGGTGTAATAGCATAGCATCAACATCTTTCAATAGTGTAAACATGTTACCAGCTGGTGGCATGCTTGGCAGTACCTTAAATAGATTTGATG GTTTGTCTAATGGTTATCAGCAGTCTTCTACCAGCTTTTCTGTTGCCTCAGGGGGGAACATTTCGTCAATGGGGGTGCAGAGAATTTCTAGCCAGATGATTCCCACTCCTGGATTCTCAGTCAGCAGTAGTCACTCACACATGAACATAGATTCTAATACTAATGGAGGTGCCTTTTCTGGTGTAGAGTCTACTATGGTACCACTGTCACAACTTCAGCAGCAGAAGCAGCATGTCGGTGGCCAAAATAGTCATGTATTGCAGAGTCTTAACAGTCAAATGGGTATTGGAATGAGATCTGGTTTACTACAGAAGCCATTTTCAAACTCAAATGGTGCTATAAATAGTGGATCAGGCTTGATTGGAAACAATATACAGCTTGCAAACGAACCTGGCACTTCTTCTGACAGCTATGCCTCCACTTATGCCAATTCACCTAAACACTTGCACCAGCACTTTGATCAAAATCAGAAACCAGCAGTGCAAG AAAggataacaatattattatcaGGTGATGGATATGGATTAAATAATGTTGACAATTTTCCTTCTGGAAACTGTTATACGTCTGCGACATCCTCTGGGCCCATGATGAACAATCAGAACACTAGTTCAGTTAAATTACCATCAATGCCCAAAACTAGCACATTGTTAAGTGGTCACTCGAACTTGCATGGTATGCAGCAGGCTGCTCATATAAAGTCTCAACAAATTAACCAGTTAGAAAAGTTGAATTTTCAGTCTTCATTGACTTCAAGAGATGGCTTTCTGCATTCTCAACAGCAATATCAGCAAAGGTCTCAACACTTGCAACAGCCAGATCAGTATGCACAGCAGCAATTTCAATCTATTCAAAGTCAGCAGCCTCAGCATGTGGTTAACAGTGACTCATTCAGTCAGTCTCAGCTTTCTCCCAATGTAGAAAACCGAGTGAAGCCTGAACCTGGAATTGAACACCGTAAAGAGGTGCTAAACTCTCGTGTCTCTGAACAGTTTCATATATCTGAGACGCAGAGTCTGTTCCAGCAGAACTCATCTGAAGATTGCTCTAGGGGTGCTCAACATCCTCCATTTCCATGTGGTCACCATGATTTATCATCATCAACACCTCAAAATTCACAACAAATGTTGCACCCACATCAATTGGCTGCAGAGCCTCAAAATAATTTTAGCGGTCCTACAGTTGGGGTGCAATCCAAATCTGTGATTCTAAACCAATGGCCTCAATCTCAAGATTGTAACCACATGCCTGACAGTAATTCACATGATCAACATCTCCATGTTGATTTTCATCAAAGAATATCTGGACAAGATGGAGCTCAATGCAATAATTTATCATCAGATGGATCTATTATTGTTCGAAATGTTCTTTCTAGAGGCTTGGCTGAGGAACTGGAATCTGGAATTGCTACAAATAAGGCGCACAGGAATCAACAGAGGTGGCTTTTATTTCTACTTCATGCTAAGCGATGTTCTGCCCCTGAAGGACGATGCAAAGAACGGTTTTGTTCTATTGCACAGAAGCTATGCAAGCACATAGATGTATGCAAAGTGCGCCATTGTCCATATCCTCGGTGCCATCATACGAGGGAGTTACTTCATCATTACGTAAACTGCAAGGATCCAGGTTGCCCTGTTTGTGTTTTTGTGAGAAAGTGTCGACGTGCTTTTCAATTGAAGCCTCAGATTCGGCCAGAACCTGAATCAAGCTTGCCAACTGCAGTGACTGGATCCTGTAAGCCTTACAATATTGTAGGCACATCACCAAGATTGATTTCAAAGCCTCCATTAGTTGTTGAAACTTCTGAGGACCTGCATCCATCTATAAAACGTATAAAGATTGAGCATTGCGCCCAGGCCATTAATCCTGAAAATAACCATTCTGCTTCATCTTTTACTGCAAATAGTGAATCTCTTGTTTCCAGGGATGCACAGTCTCAGCCCCAGCCCTATCCCAATGCTGAGAAATCTATCTCAATTAAACCCGAGTTTACAGAAGTTAAGGCTGAGGCTCCTGCACATGTGATACATGAAAAGCTCAGTGAGATGCAAATGGATAACAATAACGCTGATGATAAAATGCCTAGTGCTGAGCCTGTCAAATATGAAGAACCTGCTAATTTAGCTAGgcatgaaaatataaaaactgagaAAGAAACTGGACAAGACCGGCAAGAAAATTTTGTGCAGACATCTGAAAATGCAGCTGGAACTAAGTCTGGTAAGCCAAAAATAAAGGGAGTCTCATTAACTGAGTTATTTACTCCAGAGCAAGTCAGGGAACATATCAGTGGACTAAGGCAATGGGTTGGTCAG AGCAAGTCAAAAGCAGAGAAGAATCAAGCAATGGAGCATTCAATGAGTGAGAATTCGTGTCAATTGTGTGCTGTAGAGAAGCTTACCTTTGAACCACCACCTATTTATTGCACAACATGCGGGGTTCGCATCAAACGAAATAATATGTATTATACCACAGGCACTGGGGACACACGACATTATTTTTGTATTCCATGCTATAATGATGCTCGTACAGAGAACATAGTTGTTGATGGGACTCCCATTGCCAAGTCAAGActggaaaagaagaagaatgatGAGGAAACTGAGGAATGG TGGGTTCAATGTGATAAATGTGAAGCATGGCAACATCAAATTTGTGCCCTATTTAATGGTAGACGAAATGATGGTGGACAAGCTGAGTATACTTGCCCTAACTGCTATATTCAAGAGGTAGAAAGAGGAGAGCGCAAGCCCTTACCCCAAAGTGCTGTTCTTGGCGCCAAGGATTTACCAAGAACTATTCTTAGCGATCACATAGAACAACGATTATTTAGACGGCTAAAGCAAGAAAGACTAGAAAGGGCAAGGGTTCAAGGAAAAAGTTATGATGAG ATTCCAGGAGCTGATGCTCTTGTTATAAGAGTTGTGTCATCTGTTGACAAAAAGTTAGAAGTGAAACCACGGTTTCTGGAGATTTTTCAGGAAGAGAATTACCCAACAGAATTTCCATATAAATCAAAG GTAGTTTTGTTGTTTCAGAAGATAGAAGGTGTGGAAGTTTGCCTATTTGGCATGTATGTTCAAGAATTTGGATCTGAATCTCAATTCCCAAATCAGCGACGAGTGTATCTTTCGTATTTGGATTCTGTGAAGTATTTTAGGCCTGAGGTTAAAGCAGTGACAGGAGAGGCTCTTCGGACTTTTGTTTACCATGAAATTCTG ATTGGATACCTTGAATATTGCAAGAAACGTGGTTTTACAAGCTGCTATATATGGGCTTGTCCTCCATTGAAGGGTGAAGATTATATTTTGTATTGCCATCCAGAAATTCAGAAAACACCAAAATCTGATAAGCTACGTGAATG GTATCTATCCATGTTAAGAAAAGCTTCAAAGGAGAATATTGTGGTCGATCTCACCAACTTATACGATCATTTTTTCGTATCAACTGGTGAATGTCGGGCCAAAGTCACTGCTGCAAGACTCCCATATTTTGATGGCGACTACTGGCCTGGGGCTGCAGAGGATTTAATTTATCAGCTTCGCCAAGAGGAAGatggaagaaaacaaaataaaaagggAACAACTAAAAAGACTATAACAAAAAGGGCTTTAAAAGCATCTGGTCAGTCAGATCTTTCAGGAAATGCTTCGAAGGACCTGCTCCTCATGCACAAA CTTGGTGAAACCATTTGCCCGATGAAGGAAGATTTTATTATGGTCCATTTGCAGCATGCATGTACCAGCTGTTGTATTTTAATGGTGTCTGGTAACCGTTGGGTCTGCAACCAGTGCAAGAATTATCAGATTTGTGATAA GTGTTATGAAGTAGAACTAAAGCgtgaagagagagaaagacaTCCTATTAATCAGAGGGAGAAGCATACTCTTTATCCA GTTGAAATTACTGATGTTCCATCTGATACCAAGGACAAAGATGATATTCTTGAGAGCGAATTCTTTGACACTAGACAGGCATTTCTGAGTCTCTGCCAGGGAAATCATTACCAGTATGATACACTAAGGCGGGCCAAGCATTCATCAATGATGGTCCTCTATCATCTTCACAATCCAACAGCTCCAGCATTTGTAACAACTTGTAATATATGTTATCTTGACATAGAAACTGGTCAAGGATGGCGCTGTGAGGTTTGCCCTGAGTATGATGTATGCAATGCTTGTTATGAAAAGGATGGACGTATTGATCATCCTCATAAGTTGACAAATCATCCATCCATGGTGGATCGTGATGCTCAGAACAAAGAAGCAAGGCAGCATCGGGTGTTGCAG CTACGGAAAATGCTTGATCTCCTTGTTCATGCGTCCCAATGTCGTTCTCCACATTGTCAATATCCTAATTGTCGCAAGGTGAAGGGGCTTTTCCGCCATGGGATGCACTGCAAAATACGGGCTTCTGGAGGTTGTGTTCTTTGCAAGAAAATGTGGTATTTGCTTCAACTTCATGCTCGTGCTTGCAAAGAATCTGAATGCCACGTACCACGATGCAG AGATTTAAAAGAACATTTAAGGAGGTTGCAGCAACAGTCTGATTCACGGCGTAGAGCTGCTGTAATGGAAATGATGAGGCAGAGAGCTGCAGAAGTTGCTAACAATGCTGGTTGA
- the LOC137819604 gene encoding histone acetyltransferase HAC1-like isoform X2, translating to MKLQAHIPGEMSGQVPNQPGSQLSGLTQLNGNALAHQMPTLGGVPRSTINMDPEFLRARTFIQEKIFDMLLQRQQQPVTDVQRKKLKDLAKRLEEGMLKAARSKEDYMNLDTLESRLSNFLRRASMSNQNQHYPQLVNSSPISTMIPTPGMSHAPNSSMMVASSVDTSMIYASGCNSIASTSFNSVNMLPAGGMLGSTLNRFDGLSNGYQQSSTSFSVASGGNISSMGVQRISSQMIPTPGFSVSSSHSHMNIDSNTNGGAFSGVESTMVPLSQLQQQKQHVGGQNSHVLQSLNSQMGIGMRSGLLQKPFSNSNGAINSGSGLIGNNIQLANEPGTSSDSYASTYANSPKHLHQHFDQNQKPAVQGDGYGLNNVDNFPSGNCYTSATSSGPMMNNQNTSSVKLPSMPKTSTLLSGHSNLHGMQQAAHIKSQQINQLEKLNFQSSLTSRDGFLHSQQQYQQRSQHLQQPDQYAQQQFQSIQSQQPQHVVNSDSFSQSQLSPNVENRVKPEPGIEHRKEVLNSRVSEQFHISETQSLFQQNSSEDCSRGAQHPPFPCGHHDLSSSTPQNSQQMLHPHQLAAEPQNNFSGPTVGVQSKSVILNQWPQSQDCNHMPDSNSHDQHLHVDFHQRISGQDGAQCNNLSSDGSIIVRNVLSRGLAEELESGIATNKAHRNQQRWLLFLLHAKRCSAPEGRCKERFCSIAQKLCKHIDVCKVRHCPYPRCHHTRELLHHYVNCKDPGCPVCVFVRKCRRAFQLKPQIRPEPESSLPTAVTGSCKPYNIVGTSPRLISKPPLVVETSEDLHPSIKRIKIEHCAQAINPENNHSASSFTANSESLVSRDAQSQPQPYPNAEKSISIKPEFTEVKAEAPAHVIHEKLSEMQMDNNNADDKMPSAEPVKYEEPANLARHENIKTEKETGQDRQENFVQTSENAAGTKSGKPKIKGVSLTELFTPEQVREHISGLRQWVGQSKSKAEKNQAMEHSMSENSCQLCAVEKLTFEPPPIYCTTCGVRIKRNNMYYTTGTGDTRHYFCIPCYNDARTENIVVDGTPIAKSRLEKKKNDEETEEWWVQCDKCEAWQHQICALFNGRRNDGGQAEYTCPNCYIQEVERGERKPLPQSAVLGAKDLPRTILSDHIEQRLFRRLKQERLERARVQGKSYDEIPGADALVIRVVSSVDKKLEVKPRFLEIFQEENYPTEFPYKSKVVLLFQKIEGVEVCLFGMYVQEFGSESQFPNQRRVYLSYLDSVKYFRPEVKAVTGEALRTFVYHEILIGYLEYCKKRGFTSCYIWACPPLKGEDYILYCHPEIQKTPKSDKLREWYLSMLRKASKENIVVDLTNLYDHFFVSTGECRAKVTAARLPYFDGDYWPGAAEDLIYQLRQEEDGRKQNKKGTTKKTITKRALKASGQSDLSGNASKDLLLMHKLGETICPMKEDFIMVHLQHACTSCCILMVSGNRWVCNQCKNYQICDKCYEVELKREERERHPINQREKHTLYPVEITDVPSDTKDKDDILESEFFDTRQAFLSLCQGNHYQYDTLRRAKHSSMMVLYHLHNPTAPAFVTTCNICYLDIETGQGWRCEVCPEYDVCNACYEKDGRIDHPHKLTNHPSMVDRDAQNKEARQHRVLQLRKMLDLLVHASQCRSPHCQYPNCRKVKGLFRHGMHCKIRASGGCVLCKKMWYLLQLHARACKESECHVPRCRDLKEHLRRLQQQSDSRRRAAVMEMMRQRAAEVANNAG from the exons ATGAAACTGCAGGCACATATTCCGGGGGAGATGTCTGGACAGGTACCTAATCAACCAGGGTCTCAGTTGTCTGGACTGACTCAGCTGAATGGGAATGCACTCGCTCATCAGATGCCAACTTTAGGGGGCGTACCCCGGTCAACAATTAATATGGATCCTGAATTTCTTAGAGCTCGCACTTTTATTCAAGAGAAGAT ATTTGATATGTTGTTGCAACGACAACAGCAGCCCGTTACAGATGTACAGAGAAAGAAGCTTAAGGATCTTGCGAAGCGCTTGGAGGAGGGCATGTTAAAAGCTGCTCGGTCTAAG GAGGATTACATGAACTTGGATACCTTGGAGAGTCGTTTATCAAATTTCCTCCGACGAGCATCTATGAGTAATCAAAACCAACACTATCCACAGCTTGTTAACTCTTCTCCAATCAGTACAATGATACCAACCCCTGGTATGTCACATGCTCCAAATTCAAGCATGATGGTAGCATCCTCCGTGGATACGTCAATGATTTATGCCAGCGGGTGTAATAGCATAGCATCAACATCTTTCAATAGTGTAAACATGTTACCAGCTGGTGGCATGCTTGGCAGTACCTTAAATAGATTTGATG GTTTGTCTAATGGTTATCAGCAGTCTTCTACCAGCTTTTCTGTTGCCTCAGGGGGGAACATTTCGTCAATGGGGGTGCAGAGAATTTCTAGCCAGATGATTCCCACTCCTGGATTCTCAGTCAGCAGTAGTCACTCACACATGAACATAGATTCTAATACTAATGGAGGTGCCTTTTCTGGTGTAGAGTCTACTATGGTACCACTGTCACAACTTCAGCAGCAGAAGCAGCATGTCGGTGGCCAAAATAGTCATGTATTGCAGAGTCTTAACAGTCAAATGGGTATTGGAATGAGATCTGGTTTACTACAGAAGCCATTTTCAAACTCAAATGGTGCTATAAATAGTGGATCAGGCTTGATTGGAAACAATATACAGCTTGCAAACGAACCTGGCACTTCTTCTGACAGCTATGCCTCCACTTATGCCAATTCACCTAAACACTTGCACCAGCACTTTGATCAAAATCAGAAACCAGCAGTGCAAG GTGATGGATATGGATTAAATAATGTTGACAATTTTCCTTCTGGAAACTGTTATACGTCTGCGACATCCTCTGGGCCCATGATGAACAATCAGAACACTAGTTCAGTTAAATTACCATCAATGCCCAAAACTAGCACATTGTTAAGTGGTCACTCGAACTTGCATGGTATGCAGCAGGCTGCTCATATAAAGTCTCAACAAATTAACCAGTTAGAAAAGTTGAATTTTCAGTCTTCATTGACTTCAAGAGATGGCTTTCTGCATTCTCAACAGCAATATCAGCAAAGGTCTCAACACTTGCAACAGCCAGATCAGTATGCACAGCAGCAATTTCAATCTATTCAAAGTCAGCAGCCTCAGCATGTGGTTAACAGTGACTCATTCAGTCAGTCTCAGCTTTCTCCCAATGTAGAAAACCGAGTGAAGCCTGAACCTGGAATTGAACACCGTAAAGAGGTGCTAAACTCTCGTGTCTCTGAACAGTTTCATATATCTGAGACGCAGAGTCTGTTCCAGCAGAACTCATCTGAAGATTGCTCTAGGGGTGCTCAACATCCTCCATTTCCATGTGGTCACCATGATTTATCATCATCAACACCTCAAAATTCACAACAAATGTTGCACCCACATCAATTGGCTGCAGAGCCTCAAAATAATTTTAGCGGTCCTACAGTTGGGGTGCAATCCAAATCTGTGATTCTAAACCAATGGCCTCAATCTCAAGATTGTAACCACATGCCTGACAGTAATTCACATGATCAACATCTCCATGTTGATTTTCATCAAAGAATATCTGGACAAGATGGAGCTCAATGCAATAATTTATCATCAGATGGATCTATTATTGTTCGAAATGTTCTTTCTAGAGGCTTGGCTGAGGAACTGGAATCTGGAATTGCTACAAATAAGGCGCACAGGAATCAACAGAGGTGGCTTTTATTTCTACTTCATGCTAAGCGATGTTCTGCCCCTGAAGGACGATGCAAAGAACGGTTTTGTTCTATTGCACAGAAGCTATGCAAGCACATAGATGTATGCAAAGTGCGCCATTGTCCATATCCTCGGTGCCATCATACGAGGGAGTTACTTCATCATTACGTAAACTGCAAGGATCCAGGTTGCCCTGTTTGTGTTTTTGTGAGAAAGTGTCGACGTGCTTTTCAATTGAAGCCTCAGATTCGGCCAGAACCTGAATCAAGCTTGCCAACTGCAGTGACTGGATCCTGTAAGCCTTACAATATTGTAGGCACATCACCAAGATTGATTTCAAAGCCTCCATTAGTTGTTGAAACTTCTGAGGACCTGCATCCATCTATAAAACGTATAAAGATTGAGCATTGCGCCCAGGCCATTAATCCTGAAAATAACCATTCTGCTTCATCTTTTACTGCAAATAGTGAATCTCTTGTTTCCAGGGATGCACAGTCTCAGCCCCAGCCCTATCCCAATGCTGAGAAATCTATCTCAATTAAACCCGAGTTTACAGAAGTTAAGGCTGAGGCTCCTGCACATGTGATACATGAAAAGCTCAGTGAGATGCAAATGGATAACAATAACGCTGATGATAAAATGCCTAGTGCTGAGCCTGTCAAATATGAAGAACCTGCTAATTTAGCTAGgcatgaaaatataaaaactgagaAAGAAACTGGACAAGACCGGCAAGAAAATTTTGTGCAGACATCTGAAAATGCAGCTGGAACTAAGTCTGGTAAGCCAAAAATAAAGGGAGTCTCATTAACTGAGTTATTTACTCCAGAGCAAGTCAGGGAACATATCAGTGGACTAAGGCAATGGGTTGGTCAG AGCAAGTCAAAAGCAGAGAAGAATCAAGCAATGGAGCATTCAATGAGTGAGAATTCGTGTCAATTGTGTGCTGTAGAGAAGCTTACCTTTGAACCACCACCTATTTATTGCACAACATGCGGGGTTCGCATCAAACGAAATAATATGTATTATACCACAGGCACTGGGGACACACGACATTATTTTTGTATTCCATGCTATAATGATGCTCGTACAGAGAACATAGTTGTTGATGGGACTCCCATTGCCAAGTCAAGActggaaaagaagaagaatgatGAGGAAACTGAGGAATGG TGGGTTCAATGTGATAAATGTGAAGCATGGCAACATCAAATTTGTGCCCTATTTAATGGTAGACGAAATGATGGTGGACAAGCTGAGTATACTTGCCCTAACTGCTATATTCAAGAGGTAGAAAGAGGAGAGCGCAAGCCCTTACCCCAAAGTGCTGTTCTTGGCGCCAAGGATTTACCAAGAACTATTCTTAGCGATCACATAGAACAACGATTATTTAGACGGCTAAAGCAAGAAAGACTAGAAAGGGCAAGGGTTCAAGGAAAAAGTTATGATGAG ATTCCAGGAGCTGATGCTCTTGTTATAAGAGTTGTGTCATCTGTTGACAAAAAGTTAGAAGTGAAACCACGGTTTCTGGAGATTTTTCAGGAAGAGAATTACCCAACAGAATTTCCATATAAATCAAAG GTAGTTTTGTTGTTTCAGAAGATAGAAGGTGTGGAAGTTTGCCTATTTGGCATGTATGTTCAAGAATTTGGATCTGAATCTCAATTCCCAAATCAGCGACGAGTGTATCTTTCGTATTTGGATTCTGTGAAGTATTTTAGGCCTGAGGTTAAAGCAGTGACAGGAGAGGCTCTTCGGACTTTTGTTTACCATGAAATTCTG ATTGGATACCTTGAATATTGCAAGAAACGTGGTTTTACAAGCTGCTATATATGGGCTTGTCCTCCATTGAAGGGTGAAGATTATATTTTGTATTGCCATCCAGAAATTCAGAAAACACCAAAATCTGATAAGCTACGTGAATG GTATCTATCCATGTTAAGAAAAGCTTCAAAGGAGAATATTGTGGTCGATCTCACCAACTTATACGATCATTTTTTCGTATCAACTGGTGAATGTCGGGCCAAAGTCACTGCTGCAAGACTCCCATATTTTGATGGCGACTACTGGCCTGGGGCTGCAGAGGATTTAATTTATCAGCTTCGCCAAGAGGAAGatggaagaaaacaaaataaaaagggAACAACTAAAAAGACTATAACAAAAAGGGCTTTAAAAGCATCTGGTCAGTCAGATCTTTCAGGAAATGCTTCGAAGGACCTGCTCCTCATGCACAAA CTTGGTGAAACCATTTGCCCGATGAAGGAAGATTTTATTATGGTCCATTTGCAGCATGCATGTACCAGCTGTTGTATTTTAATGGTGTCTGGTAACCGTTGGGTCTGCAACCAGTGCAAGAATTATCAGATTTGTGATAA GTGTTATGAAGTAGAACTAAAGCgtgaagagagagaaagacaTCCTATTAATCAGAGGGAGAAGCATACTCTTTATCCA GTTGAAATTACTGATGTTCCATCTGATACCAAGGACAAAGATGATATTCTTGAGAGCGAATTCTTTGACACTAGACAGGCATTTCTGAGTCTCTGCCAGGGAAATCATTACCAGTATGATACACTAAGGCGGGCCAAGCATTCATCAATGATGGTCCTCTATCATCTTCACAATCCAACAGCTCCAGCATTTGTAACAACTTGTAATATATGTTATCTTGACATAGAAACTGGTCAAGGATGGCGCTGTGAGGTTTGCCCTGAGTATGATGTATGCAATGCTTGTTATGAAAAGGATGGACGTATTGATCATCCTCATAAGTTGACAAATCATCCATCCATGGTGGATCGTGATGCTCAGAACAAAGAAGCAAGGCAGCATCGGGTGTTGCAG CTACGGAAAATGCTTGATCTCCTTGTTCATGCGTCCCAATGTCGTTCTCCACATTGTCAATATCCTAATTGTCGCAAGGTGAAGGGGCTTTTCCGCCATGGGATGCACTGCAAAATACGGGCTTCTGGAGGTTGTGTTCTTTGCAAGAAAATGTGGTATTTGCTTCAACTTCATGCTCGTGCTTGCAAAGAATCTGAATGCCACGTACCACGATGCAG AGATTTAAAAGAACATTTAAGGAGGTTGCAGCAACAGTCTGATTCACGGCGTAGAGCTGCTGTAATGGAAATGATGAGGCAGAGAGCTGCAGAAGTTGCTAACAATGCTGGTTGA